One Osmerus mordax isolate fOsmMor3 chromosome 16, fOsmMor3.pri, whole genome shotgun sequence genomic window carries:
- the palmda gene encoding palmdelphin, whose protein sequence is MVFWFWVRDWIQGERRVQEDIALKKQEIDKDKLKLQHLKKRFLRDQWLMEGSSALSSQQKQSLRDDQTHTRLLQGSIHRMEKEVEELEREESMISTNESFILKRLKAVEKTSEDIIKEAKKNFKQELLQFPPEAPLSYRPLNYRLSDTHTDRDQPKQTLFAMEINVQKDRRTGESRVISTATVTPQELQQRGVKVYDDGRKCVYAMRCDGPGAGPGAGPGSHGVDELSSSEVEQLLRDATERKHQRAPQRSDTSCSHQGELSTSSRALPLPAVPSTNHRGSRGQSLSQSNRRVNGHQLSHDHNQEVLSGTESCYLEANHIPARSYLSSEDKYYQPVDSYRQQQGHTPSYSDLYRLPADSQPSAIFYNSAYPDRCPSPLYEDDAPFRILNALPVNPDVSEPVTAIFMGFQTAEDDSGRGLGYEGSIKAELVVIGDDDDDGGDSHVGRGRNYGYQQGQRGVEPEAANCNGGGVRGRRPWKGVCKQEGRSERRLREGKTNADTQMLN, encoded by the exons ATGGTGTTCTGGTTCTGGGTCAGAGACTGG ATCCAGG gagagagaagggtgcaGGAGGACATTGCTCTGAAGAAGCAGGAAATAGACAAGGACAAGCTGAAGCTGCAGCACCTGAAG aagCGGTTCCTCAGGGACCAGTGGCTGATGGAGGGCTCCTCAGCGCTCAGCTCACAGCAGAAACAGAGCCTGAGAGacgaccagacacacaccaggctgctgcagggcagcatacacag gatggagaaggaggtcgaggagctggagagggaggagtctaTGATCTCCACCAATGAGAGCTTCATCCTGAAGAGACTGAAAGCTGTAGAGAAAACTTCAGAGGATATcatcaag GAAGCAAAAAAGAACTTCAAACAAG agCTCCTCCAGTTCCCCCCAGAGGCGCCGCTGTCCTACAGACCCCTGAACTACagactctctgacacacacacagaccgcgaCCAGCCCAAGCaga ctctctTCGCCATGGAAATCAATGTCCAGAAAGACCGACGCacgggagagagcagggtcatCTCCACGGCAACCGTCACCCCCCAGGAGCTGCAGCAGCGCGGGGTCAAAGTTTACGACGATGGCAGGAAGTGCGTGTACGCCATGCGCTGTGACGggccgggggcggggccgggggcggggcctgggtcACATGGTGTGGACGAGCTGAGCTCCAGCGAGGTGGAGCAGCTCCTGAGAGACGCTACTGAGAGGAAACACCAGAGGGCGCCACAGCGCAGCGACACCAGCTGCAGCCACCAGGGGGAGCTCTCCACCAGCAGCAGAGCACTGCCTCTCCCTGCAGTACCTTCCACCAACCACAGGGGCAGCAGAGGGCAGAGCCTTAGCCAATCCAACCGCAGAGTAAATGGACACCAgctgtcacatgaccacaacCAGGAAGTGTTATCCGGAACAGAGAGCTGCTACCTTGAGGCCAATCACATTCCAGCCCGGTCTTACCTCAGCAGCGAGGACAAGTACTACCAGCCAGTCGACAGCTACCGTCAACAGCAAGGCCACACCCCTTCCTACTCAGACCTGTACCGCCTCCCAGCTGACAGCCAACCGTCTGCCATCTTCTATAACTCCGCCTACCCGGACCggtgcccctcccctctctacgaGGACGACGCCCCCTTCCGCATACTCAACGCCCTGCCGGTCAATCCGGACGTGTCGGAGCCGGTCACCGCCATCTTCATGGGCTTCCAGACGGCCGAGGACGACAGTGGGCGGGGCCTGGGCTACGAGGGTTCCATTAAGGCGGAACTCGTCGTCATCGGCGACGATGATGACGACGGCGGCGATTCTCACGTCGGGCGCGGGCGTAACTACGGTTACCAGCAAGGCCAGCGAGGGGTGGAGCCTGAGGCCGCTAACTGCAACGGCGGCGGTGTGCGAGGGCGGAGGCCGTGGAAGGGGGTCTGCAAGCAGGAGGGCCGATCAGAGCGACGCCTCAGAGAGGGGAAGACGAACGCAG atacaCAGATGCTGAACTAG